Within the Tachysurus fulvidraco isolate hzauxx_2018 chromosome 3, HZAU_PFXX_2.0, whole genome shotgun sequence genome, the region CATTCTGAGAATAACTCAGTCAGGATTTTTATTTGATGACTCCAATAGAGTGGAGTGTGTTCTCGGATTAAAATGGGTATAAATTCCAGTGTGTGACGATTTCAGAGTGACTCTGGAAGACTGGAACGAGTTTTTAATACATAAAGGAGACGGTTTCGGGATTTCCTCTCAGACGGTGGTGGTGGATGCAGGACACATGAGCGACAGATGGGAGGTAGGAACATCTGGAACATATCCACACTGTAAATTATATACTTTAATCATTTCATGTGATATTCAGAGGCACtgatgggtttttttctttcttacagaTCAGGGAGACAAAGAACTTTGATGGAAGAAAAACGGTGTCGGATTTTGTGAAAGAAGGAGGACCTGATTACCATCCGATATTTGATAACTGTCACAAGGCTACAAAAGACATGATAAACGGTTAAACACACCAGATCTTGTCACCTGCagaaacacagtaaacatttacttttaatatGTGACTGCTGATTGTtcaacacaaagaaaacacaataaaatcatcCTGGAGTTTAATTCTCTCATCTCTTTACTCTGGAACTGTTTACTGTGTATCTAAAATCTTTCTcggtcacacactcacacaaaaaaaatcacacacagattaaGAGAGGAGTAATGTAATCTACTAAGAGGCGGGGCTTCATGTATATGGGCTTGGGGGCGGGGACATTATATAGTTTCTTCACACACTTTAATGGTAAGATGGTATAGTGCAGATGAAGTGTACACTGCAGAATCTAGTGCCCTGTGTAGTTCACTAGAAGACAGAACAGAGCGagcattaataaaatatctcatgtttaaatgacatttttcacAGCATAAAGAAACATGTTTACATCACAATCCAGGAAGTCCTACAAGTGCACTTACACtcacaagtgtgtgtggtggcgtGGCATGAAAGGGTTAGAGGAGCAGTGTGGTggtgaacacactgaacactgtgtgtgattaGAGAAGCAACGcggcagtgaacacactgaACCCCGTGAGGATCAGTGTGACTTTAGCGATACGTTGCTCGTTAGCACTCGTGACTCGGGGAATCACGTCCATGAAGACGACATAGATGACGCTACCTACACTCAAGCCCTGGAGCGTGGAGCGAGCCAAGCGaaaggagtgttgtgtgtgtgtgtaacgcaGGGCGAGGCCGAGCGGGAACGCAGAGGACAGCACCACCAGGCAGACCAACACTACGGACCGTCTCATGTGACTGTGAATGAGCAGGAAGACCAGGCTGCAAGCAACGAGTGAAGTGCGCAGAAGGAGTTCAGGACACAGCTGCACCACATCCACAGATAAACCCTGGCAGATgaagaacagacagagagacaggagtAGCACGGACGAGCGGATGGGGGACAGGGAGGGGTCGGGACGTGTCCGGACCGTAGGTGAGCACAGTAGCAGAGCTTCCTTGTCCTCACGTCCTTCCTTCTGTCCGTGCTGTCGCTCACGCTCATCCCTCAGAGTCAGGATCAGCTGCTCCATCACCAGCAGAAACAGAAACCCCACAGACATGATGAACTCCGGCACGGGGAAGTACAGCTGAGAACATGGGACAAAAGGCATTGTGGGTATTTTGTAGGTGCCGTGGTGCATTGTGTAGATcctgtggtgcattgtgggtattgTGTAGGTATcgtggtgcattgtgggtattgTGTAGGTGCCGTGGTGCATTGGATAGGATTATACTTACCGTAACGCTAAGTTCTGTGAatgtttctctcatttcttttagAAAATTTGGAACAATGTCCAACAGACAGGAGGCTAAAAACACACCTGCAGAGATACAGCTGAGAGACGAGAGACGGgcgtctaacacacacacacacacacacacacacacacacattaatacagcACTTCTCACCATTATTTTGTTATTCATATTAGTTTATTAAGCAGTGCATACCTTTGTTAagaatataaacatacaaatattttgtgtgtgtgtgattacctGAGTGTGTTCCACTTCTCCATGTCATCCTCAGTGCTCCAAGTGCCCCAAAcccacacaccagcacacacaccacatacaacaacacacacaacaactcGAATCCCACACAGTTAACCACAGTGGAAAACAatgacatcattacacacacacacacacacacacacacacacacacacacacacacacacacacacacacacacacacacaacggtgCAGAATCCAAATCcaatataatacaattaaattttttgagCAGAAATAATTTACAACAAAACActtaagcaaaaaaataaataaataaataaataaaaaaaaatatttaaaaaaatatttaaaaaaaaatggaatctAAAAATGATTCACAGCAAACAGAATCAAAGAATAAAATGATATGGAGGAGTGAAAGAACACAGttataactaaataaaacaaaataaattacagaaaaaacacagaatcaGAAGAGAAAATCCTCCACAATAACCAGAGCATCAGGacaaaacctacacacacacacacacacacacacacacacacacacacacacacacacacacacacacacacacacacacaaacacagggttCAGCTACAGatattaattataaacatttacttatttatttatatgtatttaatattaaatacatcaACAAATTCGTCATTTCCGTTTTCCGGTGCTAACAGGCTAAGGCTATTTTTACAGCCAGCAGCGGATAAAACAAACTAGCATTAAAGTTCCCCTAATTATCTAAATGATCTAAATGATGTCAGtgatataaataaacatcagtgtgtgtgattattagtTACCTTCTGTAGCGTCCACTCTCTAAAAACTTCTAACACTGAGATTCATGTCAATCCCTTTTAAAGATCTAGGGCACTAAGTAGGGTgtttacccataatgcactacCATCCCTAAAAGGGCACATAAGTAGTGAACGAACACTGGATTAGGACTTACCCGTTGCACTTAAACTAACGGGAACGTATGAGTCAAGTTTACTGAATGCGGTCAAGCCACGCCCTCTTGTTTTTTAATTGGCTAGAAGTTTAGACTAGCTGACAAATCCACGGTTGCTTCGTGAGCATGCGCAGAAGCCGGAgtctgttaattttttttaattattattttattttatttaaaggtagATTTTATATCAGTAGTTAAATCACAGCTAATGAAAGCATGCGCAGTTCTTCTGTAGACTGTGTTGGAGAATTACATCCCAGAATACAATCGACAACCTCTCAAATTAAGTTTACGACATTCGACGTGGAAAATCTGTAACCCACAAATTAATTATGAAAATTTTAgccattattttaaaaaatatttaaaagtacGTATTTACGACCAAAATAAATTTTAAGGAATGACTTCCGACATTTCAGTGACGTGTGCTCTCCGAGTCTCATGATTGGTCCGCGCGGAGTGTAGCCAATCACACGTCAGTATGAGGGTCCTATCGGTGCAGACTGAGTAAGTATGTGGAACGACAGTTATAAAAGGAGAAGGCGTGTAGATGTTATAGagattgtatgtttttttttttaagcgtaTCCTGCTTGTTATCCTGAACACACGGATGTGTGGTATTGAGTCCTGAGTTTCATACACGCGCATTAAACACGAACGTTTAAAAGAATACAATCATTCGGTGTAAAGCGATGCGCGAGACGGACAGTGAGGCGGGACACGGTTCATCTACCGGTAGTGTGAGTTAAATAAACGCAACATccatcagtaataataatgataaaggTGTAAaattctgtgttgtgtttatagacacctgtgtgtgtctgcgtccgcgcgtgtgtgtgtgtgtgtgtttgcgtgtgtgtgtctgtgtgtgtgtgtctgtgtgtgtgtgtgtgtccgtgtgtgtctgtgtgtgtctgtgtgatttaaATGTTAGGAGAATGTTAAGTGGAAACTGGTTCCTCAGGTGTGGATTAGTGATTTTAATGTCTGTGTCACATTTGAGTTAAaggtgagtttgagtttgaggtGTGACTGTGAGTCATGTAAGAGaacttaaaggtagggtcttcgatttttgaaagccaatgttgacatataaaatcaccaaaacaaacacacccctaactcAAATGGGTCCCACCTCTGTATTGATGGCTccgcgcacacatacatacgtaacccaggcaaataaagaaatgtgtctttatcatagctgaggGGGGAGCCAAGATGCCAGCAGTGTGAATGGTCACGTTTTAGAGTCGTCTACGTAGTTTGAGGAGTTTGAAGCTAACAAACTTAGATTTGAATATGTAAAGTTTCAACTTAGAAAATATCtgctttttctgtatttttctggCAATACTTTCAATTTTTGACGTGATATTATgggcaaaaaaaggaaaaatcagtccattcatgaaatCACTATACTAGCTGGACACCTTATGGAAGAATGCTGCACGGAGTCGGTCGACATggagaatattaatattaatcttgagacagaaagacaatcGACGTCCTAAAGAAGATGGTCCCTAGTATCCAGAACAAGTtgaatgatgtaatgatgttgTGCACCGTCTGGGGCTAAGGAGATCCGACGGAGCACCTCATAACATCATCATGCGTTTTACCATGCGTACCTACAGAGACATGGTATGGAGGGCTGCGAAAGACTCGTGCtatctaaaagaaaacaagcttCGGATCAAGGACGTGTTGATCAAACAAGATGTTGAGGCTAGAGAAAAATTATGGCCGTTGGTTAAGAAGGCTCGTGAGGAGGGGAAGAAGGTTTCGTGGAAGGGTCCCCATGCTTTTGTCGCTGGAAAAAAAACTCGGACTTTGCCCTTGAGATGGACAACGTATTGTTTTATATTCGCAGATTACCTTCATGGAGCAACTCATTTTGAGTTTAAGAATTGTGCGTGAACTGTTTTTCACGTTTTGATGTCTGCCCCAGTGTTCTCTTCACGAGTTGCTCTTGATCAGTCTTTCATTTACAAATAACCTTCAAAGAGTATTCCTTTTGAATGTTTCATTTGTGCTCGGacaatttcttattttattttataataatatcttATTTACAGTCTTCATGGAGCATCTGAAATCGTACTTGGCTCCTGAACTGTGCATTGACAAACAATCTCTAAATGCAGACCGATTTATGGGGCAACGTGAAAGTTTTATACTTTGTTATGGTTCCTTTATCACAAATAAGTTATGCTCGCTCATACAGTTGCACTTTTGCCTAAGTTATAGGGTATGTGTTAGCTTCAACTACCTGTTTGTCAACGCAGTTTTACAGCAGTaagttttaaaacctttttgtgtttttgtgttcttaGTCAAGTTActctttttactgttttttctttctcttttttcttttttccttctcttttgcAAGACTTGGAGTTTAACTCTTTGAGTATTTTATCGTTGAACACTCGTGGCTTTAGAGATCTCACTAAAAGAAAAGCCTTATTCTTATACTGTAGAAGAATGAATGCTGACTTAATACTTTTACAAGAAACCCATATGATATTCGCTTTTGGAAATCAAAGTGGGGTGACAAGGCCTACTTTAGTCACGGATCTAACCACTCCGCAGGGGTTCtcactttgtttaaaaaatttaaaggaGATATTGTTGAATCCTTGATTTCTATGGAAGGTAGATGGGTTATTCTGGTCACTAAACTTGATAATGCTActtttatatgtaatatgtatggCCACAACTTAAAATCTGCCAACAAGtctcttattttcttattacagGGGAATATTGAAGCTTTGAAAAATACATATCaacaagcttttattattattgctggaGATTTTAATGATGTATTAGATAATTCAGTTGACAGATTTCCTCCTAAGATGAGCCTCACTAATAATATTATCTGTACTCTGTGTGATTATTTTCATATTGCAGATGCATGGCGCTATTATCACCCTGATGTAACTGAATATACTTGGAGTAAtaatttgttgtcttttttttatttctcaacaGTTACTGCAATATGTGTTTGATGTCAGTCACCAATATGCTCCATTTTCTGACCACTTAGTAATTAAGCTGATTTTGCAGACTAAACACAGGGAgagcctcgatgcccgatgacgcctgagataggcacaggctccctgtgacccgagaagttcggataagcggtagaagatgaatgaatgaatgaacacaggGAGAGTACTGTACGTGGTTACTGGAAATTGAATAATAATctattaaaagataaaaatgttaatgatcAAATCAAGGGATTAGTTAATGGAATTTTTTCAACTAATGAATTTGAGTCTCATGGTGCTAAAtgggaatattttaaatataaagcaaGATTACTAGCAATAAATAGATCTAAAACCTTAAAAGTGGTTAATTCTGATAGAGAAGTggacttaaaataataaaataaaataaataccttATTCAAAAAAGAGAGTCTCTCTGTTACAGAAATTAGTCAGTTAAAAACTTTGCAATTGGAATTAgacaatatatatttagaaatagTTAAGGGTGCCTTCGTTAGATCTAGAGCGAGATGGATtgaggaaggagaaaaatataCGAGCTTCTTCTTCTCACTCAAGAAAAGgaattttaaaaggaaaagcatctctgcattaaaaattaataattcagTTTCTAAAAACCCTGAAGAAATTGAGGAATTTGTTACTAATTTTTATAGGAACAAGGGGAAAAAGGGGAAGTCACCTGGCTCCGATGGCCTTACTTTAGAATTCTTCATACAGTTTTGGGAGATTTTAGAACAACCTTTCTTCTTAATGCTTCAAGAATTTAAAACTGGTACAATGTCTCCTACTATGAAACAAGGGGTGATATCTCTCATTTCCAAACCAGATAAAGATGTAACTATAATTGATAACTGGTGCTCTATAACTCTTCTTAATTTTGACTATAAATGAATTGCATCCATATTTGCAAAGAAATTAGAACTGCATTTACATTATATCATCAATGAAACACAGACTGGATTTATGAAAGGTCGTCATATTAGTTGTAATACTCGACTTGTTCTGGATCTTATTGATTACAGAGATGAAATAAAGTCTGATGCGATTATCTTATTCCTCGATTTTTATAAGGCCTTCGATACTGTAAAGCATCAATTCCTTATAGACTCTTTAGGGGCTTTTGGATTTCCTTTTACACTCATAAATATTGTTCAAATGATGTACAAAGAAATAGATAGTtgtataattttaaatttttctCAACGGTTATTGAAagcaaattatatttttaataattggcTCCAAATAGATTTGTCAATTTTAGGCAGAGTTTTCTTATCTAAAACAGAAGGATTATCCAGGTTTGTGTACCCTGATGGGGGTCTCGAAGTCCTGCATTTTGATGAtactaataatacatttaaaattaattggttaaaaagatgtttaaaaaatatatttaagaggGTAGGTGGCCTTTCTTTTTTGATGAAATGCAATTACTCCACTGGTAAATTACCTATTAAACTGGCTAGATTTCATCAATGAGCTTTGTTAGCCTGGAAACTGGCTTACTACCACAACTTTTCACCCCACAAAACCATCTTATGGAATAATTTGGATATTAAAATTAGAAAAAGATCAATCTTTTTTGATAAATGGTTTAATAAGAACATAATTTTTGTGGCTGATCTATTCAACTCTAATGGTGATTTATTATCTTATGAAAGCTTTATGAATATCCATCATTGTCCCGTTCCATTTAAAGAATTTAACTCCGTTATTCTTGATTATTCTTAATTCCTGATGGATtaatatgtctaatgaaagcttcCCTTACCCATGAGTCATGCACAAAACAACTTTCACAGTTATTTTTGAAAGGTGTCTTGCTTTTAAGTAAagattgtaataataaatgtattcatcAACTTTTTCAATCTCGAAACTCAATTTCTCCAAAAGGGACATTTTTTTAGATAACATTAAATGGAGGAAAACATGGTTATTAccatataaatactgtataccgAATAAAGTGAAAGAAGTGCACTTCAAAATTTTGCATAATATATACCCTTGTAATGCATTTTTGTCTAAATTTTGTGATGTAGCTGATATATGtaccttctgtaaaaaagaaagtgaagataTTTGTCACTTATTTTTCTCATGTAATGTTTCTTTACTCTTCTGGAAAGATTTGAGTCTCTATTGTTTTTCTAAAATTAACGTGAATGGTGTTTTTCACATTAGGgatattgtttgttgttttgaaaACCATAACAAATCTTTAGAGTCAACTGTTAACTTTCTTATCCTCGTGGCAAAGTTCTATTTTCACAAACAAAGAATTTCTTAAGAAAATACCTACTTTTATAGAGTTCTTATGTGTAGtagaacatttaattaaatcactgagagtaattaataacaaaaaatttaGTTCTTTTTTGAAGAGATATAATGAGATCTTTCATGTAACGTGATTAATacttgttttgatttatttatttatgttctgtttCTGCCTTTTTTCTATCTATTCTCATACATCTGTTCAGTTAATGTTGGATGTGTTGATACATTTTGTGTAATGTATACATGTTTTTGATTAATATCATCTTTAAGTTtgcaataaaagaaaataataaaaaatctttatcatagctgaagggacgaacaatacgattgcagataaacaaacagcaaaaatgacacacaagcataatcatgcaacgGACGAcgtatattagttctgtgtaataaagcaaaaccaacgttactcacctatcgagaaggaaaaaagtgcctctgcgtcttaagtaaagtcggccacatattcacaggttggagtttcccgagtcaataactcctgagctaaacgctgttactacacaaaacgcggttgtagctgcctctctacattactacgatagaaaagaggtgttatttgtgtagtaacagcgtttagctcaggagttattgactcgggaaactccaatctgtgaatataaCTTCcagctccttcagttctctccagtgctggaaagttGATTCTATGTTAACATGGGTcgtgcttcttgccttatcgtaagcctttcttcacatattgacaagccccgcccctttctgctcattggctacacgtttgttttgatttttgttttgatttttgtttattattcggcccgactcagttttctgaagcatttctcaaaaatcggagacccttcttttaaagaaaacaggGAGTCAACAGGGAGACAGTGACAGGCGTGTGACTCGTCTACATGTGCCTCAGAGAGCAACCTGCTGTCGTCCCGCCATGGTCTATTAATGTCACTTTTCTAAAGAACTTATTCCAGCTCatttaaagacagaaatgttaTAAGTTTTGAAATAGTTCTTAGCTGTTACTGTTAATGACTGAACTGGTTTATTTATAAGGTTCACACACTTCTACCAGTCACAGATCATTAATGCTGCAtcgttttttttc harbors:
- the LOC113647940 gene encoding zinc transporter ZIP1-like; amino-acid sequence: MMSLFSTVVNCVGFELLCVLLYVVCVLVCGFGALGALRMTWRSGTHSDARLSSLSCISAGVFLASCLLDIVPNFLKEMRETFTELSVTLYFPVPEFIMSVGFLFLLVMEQLILTLRDERERQHGQKEGREDKEALLLCSPTVRTRPDPSLSPIRSSVLLLSLCLFFICQGLSVDVVQLCPELLLRTSLVACSLVFLLIHSHMRRSVVLVCLVVLSSAFPLGLALRYTHTQHSFRLARSTLQGLSVGSVIYVVFMDVIPRVTSANEQRIAKVTLILTGFSVFTAALLL